AGCGATGGCTGGTTCAGTCGTTGTACCGGACTTTGAGATGACATTCACTGAAAAGTCACGGTCACCAATCACTTTGATTAAGCTGTTCAAGTATGCTGGTGCAATCGAGTTACCCGCGAATAACACCTGTGGAAAGTCACGTTGCTCGTCTGGCAAGTAATTGTTGAAGTATTCGTTCAAAAAATCAATGGCTGCCCGGGCACCCAAGTATGATCCACCGATACCAATCACAACCAAAACCTTTGAGTTTGCTTGGATTTTCTTGGCTGCCGCCTGAATACGAGCAAATTCATTCTTGTCATATTCTGTAGGTAAATGCAGCCAGTCAGTGTAGGCTGCACCAGCACCAGTCCCTTGGCGTAGCATTGTATCCGCAACGGTCACCATGGGTTGTAGCATTGTTAACTCTATATTTGAAACAAACGGTGCTAGCTGTTGTGTTTCAAACGTTAATGTCGCATTATTCAAGATTAGCATGCCTTTCTTTTAAATTATCTTCGGCGATGTCATATTCATGCATGTAATTTAGCGTAAATAAATCACCGAATAACCAAACGGATTGTTCAAATAAACTGCCCATTGGTTGGATCGTGACGGCTTCTGCACTAGTAAATTTACTTTTACCGGCTAATAAAGTCACGTAATCGGCTTTATTAGCGAGCGGATTAGTATCATTAGTACTCCACAACCAAATTTTTGCACCCGCATCCTTTGCGATGTCAGCATACTTAATCAATTGACTCGTTTCTCCAGATGAAGAGGCGATGATTAATAGATCTGACTCACCGATTGCGGGCGTGGTTGTTTCACCGACGAAGAAAACCACTTTTCCTAATTGCGACAAACGCATCGTAAAGGCCTTTAATGCTAGCCCTGAACGACCGGCGCCAGTTAAGAAGATCCGATCAGTTTGCTTGATTAATGTTAATAATTCGGTAGAAATTTGCGTATCTGTATTTGCATTTAGTTCAGATAAGATAATTTCCCAATTCATACATGCCTCCTATTAAACTAGGAGTTATCCTAGAATTTGCTTGAATGCTGCGGCAGCCGCTGCTGGATCATCAACAGTACTGATGGCACCACCAATGATCAACAAGTCTGGGTTAGCTTGCTTGATCTCGTCTGCTGCCTCTAACTTAATTCCACCAGCGATGGCAGTCTTGGTCTTTGAGACATTTTCCTTAATGATACTGAAGGTCGCAAATGGATCTTGACCGAGGGCTTGCAAATCGTAACCAGTGTGCGTACCAATATAGTCAGCACCGAAAGCATCGATCTCACGCGCACGCTTGGCCACATCTTGCACACCAATCATGTCGACTAGGAGCTCTTTACCAGCTTCATGAGCGGCCTTAACAGCATCCTTAATTGATTGATCCTCAGCAACACCTAGAATTGTCGTAATATCTGCACCATACTTGAAAGCTTGATTGACTTCATATGACGCAACGTCCATAATCTTTAAATCAGCCAACAAGGTAATGTCAGGGAATTCCGTACGAATCTTTTGTAACCCTTCCAGACCAAAATTAATCACTAATGGTGTACCATATTCAAAGATGTCAATGCTATCCTTAGTCTTGTTAATCAGGTCGATGGCTCCCTGCACGTCCTCTAAATCAATTGCTAATTGTAGTTTCATAATAAATTACTACCGTCCTTCTCTAGTTGATATAATCATTATAGGATGTTCGTCAAGATGCCAACAGAGGGCACTTTTAGGTAACCTCTACAATGGCTGAAGTTAGGAGAAATAAATCATATCATGACAGATAGTTTTAGAAATAACGTCATCAATAAGTTGCAAAATGGTGATTTTGATTGCACCAAGGAATTCACGGTCTCAATGTTCAGTGGGAAACACAAACTCATGATCCTGTGGATTTTAATCCAGGAAGGTCCACAAAGCTTTTCCTACTTTATGAATAATCTCAAGGGCATCAGCAAAAAAGTCCTGTCTAACCAACTCAATGAACTCATGGACGATCATCTGATCGATAAGAGCGAATATATGGTTGGGCGTGTCAAACATACGCAATACAGTATGAGTGAAATTGGCAATACCCTAGTGCCAATCATCAATAGTCTCAATGCCTGGGGTGAAATGCGTCTAAACAGCGTGGATATCGAAAAGAAGTTCAATCGATAAGATAGTCCTTGAGTAAGGATTTATCAATATTGATAGTTTAATCAAAAGAAGCCTGCCTACTTTATAAGTGGGCAGGCTTATTTAGCACTATGAAAATTATAATACCGTGAATTACGTCTCATCCCCATCACTACTGTCACTGCCATCACCATCCCAATCATTATCATCTCGGTCATGGTTGATCAGATAGTCCGCAGCGACATAGGTAATTATGTCGGCAGTATCATCATCTATTAGTGTCCGGTCGTCAGAAACGTCTGGCCCAATACTTTTAGCATTTCTTTTAGCTACAGTTGTGGGAGAGGTTTTAGTTGCCGTCGCAGGAACCGTTTTAGGTGGCTCAGATGACGCTAGTAACTCATTTTTCTTAGTAATTTCCCTTGAAAATTGTATCAGACCTCCCCCCATGATTAACGCAAACCAGGTAGGTGCAGCTTCAAATATGGCCCAATTCCAATCCTGAGTGTGTGAGAACAAACTCACCGACACAAATATGAAACATAAAAAGCCAAGCGACCAAAATATGTCCGCTTTATCAGATATAGAACGCCAAAAATTTTCCATAATTTGCTCCCAAATGCGGCCTTTTAACGGTTTCTTATGGGACTAATTATAGCACTACGTTTGACAGGACTATTATAAGTGAATCACGGGTATCAAAAAATTCATTCTAATCCGTTAATAAATTGAAAAATCAACTTAGCGACGCTCTTTTAATCTTAAAATGGTTGCTGTCATAGTTTACAAAATAACAATGAAACATCTCGTAATTCATTAATCCCTTTAATTCTTCCTACCAAAATTTAATGTAAAATACTGTTAGACAAACATTCTTTGCAGGAAGCCCTTTTTCTGTTCTTTAAGTAAATCTAATTTACGCTCTTGAAAAGTAATAACGTCATCTAACTTTTTGAAGAATGCACCTATTTTTTGTTGTTCAATACTAGTTGGGACAATTACTTGTACCTGATTAATGGTTTTTTTTGAAAGACTAGGCACTCCTGTACTCTCATCGTATTGTTTCCAATTAATCTGTTGAAAAATACTATTGATAAAATTTAAATCGTTACCATTCTCAGGGATTGCAAAAAACAATGTGTCAACGGTCCAAAAAGGTGCTCTTAGAATATAAGGCTTATCAATGGTCCCTTTTCGTCCGATTCCTATGGCGTCTACCTCTTGTGATAAAGCCTCATCAACACTGGTCATATAACCACCGGTTCCGTACACAGGTACGTTTCCTTTATTCAAATGTTTATAGTCACGACCGGAGTGCACATTGATCAGGTTACCTAACTTGTGCATCGCCCAATCACCACTAAACCCTGCAAACCGAACTTCAAGAACCATGGCACCGTCTTGAGGAAACATTTTTTGCAGGAAGCCTTTTTTCTGTTCCTTGAGCAGGGCCAACTTACGCTGATGAAGGTCGATGAGGTTATCAAGTTGTTTGAAGAATGAACCTATTTTTTGTTGTTCTTGTATATTAGGAATGGTAATTTTAAACACTTCCAAGAAATCTTTTTGAACATGGGGAATATTTGGAGTTCGATAATTATTATAAATGTACTCTTGATTTTTTTTCAATAACTGATAGACAAATTGTGCATATGATTTCGTTCTAAATCCCTTTAAGGTAGAACCTAATGCACCTTCGTATCCAATATATACAGTGCCTGCTTTTGAGCCATCCCAGAGGATTATGATATCATCTCTAGTTACATCCTTCACTCCATCAGTAAAGACTGGTTGCGCACCATTTAATCGTGAAGTATCCAAATATTCAACATCACCACTGTGTAGTTTCTCAAATTGTGCTTTACCTTTTATTTGATTAGTTACTACGTCTTTCAGAGCATACATTTCCCAATCATTACTAAACCCTACAAAACGAATTTCTGGCACCCTCTTATTCATGATGACCACCTACCAATAAACGCTTTGTAGCTTCAATAATGGCTTCACTATCTTCCGTTACTGCCAATTCATCAATCATACTTAACAGCTCTGCTTGGGTGGTTTCTATATCGGCTTCCACTTTGGCTAGATCGTCACTGACTTGCACCAAATCAATGGGATCTTCCTCCTCAAATGTATCCACGTAACGCGGAATATTTAAGTTGAAATCATTTTCTTTGATTTCTTCAAAACTAGCGACGTGGGCATACTTATCGATATCAACACGACTCTTATAAGCGCTCACGATCTTTTCGATGTGTTCGGGCAACAAAATGTTTTGATTTTTTTGTTTTTCAAAGTCATTTGAAGCATCAATAAACAACACGTCACGTGTATCACGCTGTTTCTTTAGAATAATCACTATGGTTGGGATACTTGTTCCATAGAAGATATTAGCTGGTAACGCAATCACAGCATCAATCGCGCCCATCTCAAGTAAGGCCTGGCGAATAGTACCTTCAGCTGCCCCGCGGAACAAGACCCCGTGTGGTAGAACAATGCCCATTGTTCCTGTATCTTTTAAGTGATAAAAACTGTGCAATAAGAAAGCAAAGTCGGCTTTTGATTTAGGCGCTAACTTACCAAAACGTTCAAACCGTTGATCTGATAAAAACTTGTCTGCCGCTGACCACTTTGCTGAGTAAGGAGGATTCATCACCACGGCATCAAATTGGTGTGGCTCTTCAGTAGGCCAATCAGCGTCCAGGGTATCCCCATTGTTTAGGTTCATACGATCCTGATCAACACCATGCAAAATAAGATTCATACGCGCAAGGTTATACGTAGTCGTATTTAATTCTTGTCCATGATAATGAACTTGCTGTGGATGCAATAAATAACGTCGGATATTTAACATCAATGAACCTGATCCCATTGTGGGATCATAAATATGAAAGGGGGCACGATCTTCTTGACCAATAGCCGTAATTTCAGAGATAATGCGTGACACAGCTTGTGGAGTGTAGAACTCTCCTGCTTTTTTACCAGCACCAGCCGCAAATTGTCCGATTAGGTATTCATAGGCATCCCCAATCACATCTCCATCGTGTGCAAATAGGTCAATTTCATCTAAAGCCCGGAGGACTTCAGTAATCGTAACATTCCGTTGTTGCGCATTGGATCCCAACTTAGTTGAGTTCAGATCAATATCTGCAAATAACCCTTGAAATTGGTTACCCTGTCGTTCAAGCTCATTAAACCCAGCTTGTAAATCAGTCAAATTAAATTCATATCGATCGGCTTGCTGACGATATGTATAAAACAAGTGAACCGGTGGGATAAAATAACCCTTTTGTAATTGAATAATTTCTGCTAATTCAGTTGCATCTTCTGCATACCAGTCCATTAATGTTTTATATTGAACATCACGAGCTGGGAAAACAGTTATTTTACCATTTTCTTGTTCATACGCTTCACGGAGTTCGGCATCTGACAGGTACTTGTAAAAGACTAACCCCAAAAGATAATTTTTATATTCACTTGCATCCATTTTGCCGCGTAAGATATCAGCGGCTGCCCATAGTTGTTGTTCTAAACCTGCTGCCATTATAGTTCTTCTTTCCACTTTTGAATAACATCAAAACGTTCTCGTAAACGTTGTTCAATAATTTTAGTGCGCCTACGGTATTTTTCACCGGTTTGTGATTCAAAATCAGCCTTTGACAGCGTCATTGTATCTAGTAGATCGGATAGATACGGAATCACTTGTTTATCCGCCTGGTATTCATTTGCTGCTAACTTCAGAAAATCCAAAGACAGCCCAAACTCAGCCGCCTGCTCTTCGGTCAAGGCTGCAATTCTGGCTTGGATAGCTTCCTCTTTCAGTGCGACCACATCCACTTGCTCATCTGATTGTAGTAGGTGCTCCTTCAAATCACGATACATCGGTTGTACCAAGGGATCTTTCCCCTGCACTTCTTTATCAAATTCCTCAATTGCACCGACTTTGTTATCTTGAATTGCTTTTAGCAATTGGTTGATATAGAAGCTATCCACATTTTCTTTATGTGTTGCATTTTGAGTTGATGAGAACACAATATCAGCTAATAATTCATCAACATCGATTTGATCGTCGCCATCTCCAGCGGCAACTTCAGCTTTGATCTTTGCCTTGAGATTTTCCACTTTACCTTGGAAAGTTGGCAATTGCTCGACAATGGGGGCCAATGTATCCGCTTCTTCTTCATAATCGTCGTAACTTTTTAAGGCTTTGAAACTATTTTCCAACTTTTGATATGCCCTAACCTGTTCAATCATGGTAGGTAAATGCCCTGGATTATCGGTTAAAGCCTCTTCCGCTGCGTAGTAAGCATTAACCAGACTATCAAATTCAGCCCGCACTGCTGTATACTCTCGTGGTACCAGTGCTTCAAAGTTTTGATTTTCATTTGAGAACAACCGAAAAGTAGCCTTCACATTTTCTTTCATCGTTTCTGGCTTACGGAAAGTGACAATCTTACCTGCGTCCTTACCCAAGTAAATTCGATTCGTTCGTGAGAAAGCCTGTAATAACTTCTGGTATTTCATCTCACGATCAACATATAATGTTTGAATTGTTGGAGAATCAAACCCGGTCAATAAACGATCAACAACAATGACTAAATCAAGCCACTGACCATCAGACTGATATTGTTTTTCTTTCCGAGCCAATCGATTATTGATGTTTTGATTATATAACTTTTCGTCAGTATACGGTGTACTATTGAATTGCTTAGCATAGTCGGCCATAATTTTTAACAATTCATCATCAGTCTGATTTTGATCCTGTTGCTCAGGATTCGTCGAGAACGTAATCGCAACTCTTGGAAAATCAGGATCAACTAATTTATGCCGTTCATCGAACTGGCGACCAGTTAGCAACGTACCAGCTGCTTTCAATTCTTGCAAGGTATTGTAGATTCTTTTAGCCTGTGCAATGGAACTGGTTGTCAAAATCCCAGCCATGGTCGGAAACCCATTTTTAACTTTAAACTTCTTCACCACACTGCGACGGTCAAAAATTTTGTGTAACATCGCTTCGATATGTTGCGGTGTTTCGTAAATCTCATTTGGCAATAACTTTTCTTGCTCAATCACCTCTTCAGGGACGTGGCCGTGATTAACCCGGGCCACAATAGCCTCTTGATCACCTTCTGGTAATAGTGAATGGTACTCGACTTGAAAGCCTAGGACAGCCTCATCATCCATGGCATTTTTAGTGGTATAAGCATGCAACAGTGGACCATACTGTTGTTCAGTCGTTCGCGCATACGTCCCATTTTCTTGCTTTTGATTCTCTTCAAAGATTGGTGTACCCGTTAAACCAAACCAAGTTGAATTAGGTAAAAACCTTTTTATTTTGCGCATTTCCTCATCACTGACCGCACGATGGGCTTCATCAACAATAAATACAATGTGTTCTTTACGTAATTGATCAAACTTATTATGCCCATCTTTATCACTTTCTGCTTGTGCCGAACGCATTGCAGCGGAAAGTTTTTGAATGGTCGTAATTATGATCGTATTATTATTCTTTTTCGATAATAAACCTTGTGCTAATTGATGTTGATTTTCAATACCAACAATGAGCGTATTATTGATGCTATCGCCGGATGTTTGCCCAGTTTGATACTCAGAAGCAAATTTAGTGAATTCATTTTTGGTTTGGGAATCTAAATCAGTTCGGTCAACAACCATAATCGTACGATCAACGCCAACTGAATTTTGTGCCAGTAATTTGGTGGCGACAAAACTAGTAATAGTTTTACCAGAGCCCGTGGCATGCCAAATAAACCCGCCTTCATGTAGAGCAGCTTGTTGTCTGATTCTACGAATAGCATGAATTTGATAAGGCCGTAACACCATTAAGAACTTTTGACTTTTTTGATCATCTACCAAAATTGTAAACTGGCTAATTAATTCATGGGCATCGGGGATCCGCAATACCGTTCGCGCAAAATCGAACAAATCCGGAACAGGGACATTGTCTATTGTTCGCCAATTGAACAAAAATTTAGTCATTTGTTGATAAGCTGCATCAGTGTCCTCGCTAGGACGAGCAAAATAACGGGTGTCGACTTTGTTAGAGACCACAAATAATTGCGTGGTCGCATAAATTCCATTGAGAAAACCATCTTGGGCGTAGCGTTGGATCTGGTGATAAGCTTGCATGTAGCCATCTTTAGCTGATTCTTTTTTTAGTTCAATATGAATAATAGGAAGACCGTTAATGAGCAGGGTCACATCACCTCTCGTACTTCGTTCCGTATCAGGAACAATTTGATGAACCACTTCATATGCTGAGGTACCACCCGCGATATCTTTATTACGAAAAGCCTCTAAACTGATTTTGTCACCGGACTCACGTTCCAAGAGAATTTGGGCAACACCATTTTCACCACGTAACCATTGTGAGGCTAAAAATGGGGAACTGGTCAAACGCAAAAACTCAACCCGAACACGTTCAAATTCCAGATCAGTTAACATGAGACCTTCTAAGACAGCGGTATTTAACCGATTGAGATGCATTCTAAAATTAATCCACAGATCAGCCTCAGTCTTCAAATCTGGACGAAAACGCCATTGGTTTTCCTGTTCACTTAAAATATGAATAAATTGACTTTCAATCGATAACTCTGATGTCATAGTTCAATGATCCTTAACTGTAATTAATCAATAATCAGCCATAGAATCAGTTCATCCAATACGCATTGCTAATTATTGTTTGCTTATTCTATTATGACATGAAATAGATGAAAAAAAGCATCTTTTAGACTGAAAAAACTTCAACCATCTCAACAATATCACTAGTCATTGCTGATTCAGAATTTTTTTGTTTTCAAATCATCAGATTTAGAATATTAAACCTACCAATCATTTCATTTTATCCGTTGCAATTGTACTCGCTTCGTGGCATTGGTTTCTCATTGAGACAGAAAATTAAATTCTTTTTAAAAATAAAACAGGCAGCCCCCCTTTAATCAAGGGACTCTGCCTGTTTTTTTATAGCATTAAACACATAACATCCTAAATATCCAAGAAAATATCAAAGACGCTTTGGGGTAATTCAAATTCTAGTTGCTTGGCTTTGCGCTTGTTTAGGCTTTGTCGGCGGAGCAAGGCTTGTTGCTTTGAGATACTCTTTTTCTCACCAGAGACGGCGGCATTCTTTCGAATTGG
This is a stretch of genomic DNA from Weissella soli. It encodes these proteins:
- the hxlB gene encoding 6-phospho-3-hexuloisomerase — encoded protein: MNWEIILSELNANTDTQISTELLTLIKQTDRIFLTGAGRSGLALKAFTMRLSQLGKVVFFVGETTTPAIGESDLLIIASSSGETSQLIKYADIAKDAGAKIWLWSTNDTNPLANKADYVTLLAGKSKFTSAEAVTIQPMGSLFEQSVWLFGDLFTLNYMHEYDIAEDNLKERHANLE
- a CDS encoding restriction endonuclease subunit S: MNKRVPEIRFVGFSNDWEMYALKDVVTNQIKGKAQFEKLHSGDVEYLDTSRLNGAQPVFTDGVKDVTRDDIIILWDGSKAGTVYIGYEGALGSTLKGFRTKSYAQFVYQLLKKNQEYIYNNYRTPNIPHVQKDFLEVFKITIPNIQEQQKIGSFFKQLDNLIDLHQRKLALLKEQKKGFLQKMFPQDGAMVLEVRFAGFSGDWAMHKLGNLINVHSGRDYKHLNKGNVPVYGTGGYMTSVDEALSQEVDAIGIGRKGTIDKPYILRAPFWTVDTLFFAIPENGNDLNFINSIFQQINWKQYDESTGVPSLSKKTINQVQVIVPTSIEQQKIGAFFKKLDDVITFQERKLDLLKEQKKGFLQRMFV
- a CDS encoding winged helix-turn-helix transcriptional regulator, producing the protein MTDSFRNNVINKLQNGDFDCTKEFTVSMFSGKHKLMILWILIQEGPQSFSYFMNNLKGISKKVLSNQLNELMDDHLIDKSEYMVGRVKHTQYSMSEIGNTLVPIINSLNAWGEMRLNSVDIEKKFNR
- a CDS encoding type I restriction-modification system subunit M; protein product: MAAGLEQQLWAAADILRGKMDASEYKNYLLGLVFYKYLSDAELREAYEQENGKITVFPARDVQYKTLMDWYAEDATELAEIIQLQKGYFIPPVHLFYTYRQQADRYEFNLTDLQAGFNELERQGNQFQGLFADIDLNSTKLGSNAQQRNVTITEVLRALDEIDLFAHDGDVIGDAYEYLIGQFAAGAGKKAGEFYTPQAVSRIISEITAIGQEDRAPFHIYDPTMGSGSLMLNIRRYLLHPQQVHYHGQELNTTTYNLARMNLILHGVDQDRMNLNNGDTLDADWPTEEPHQFDAVVMNPPYSAKWSAADKFLSDQRFERFGKLAPKSKADFAFLLHSFYHLKDTGTMGIVLPHGVLFRGAAEGTIRQALLEMGAIDAVIALPANIFYGTSIPTIVIILKKQRDTRDVLFIDASNDFEKQKNQNILLPEHIEKIVSAYKSRVDIDKYAHVASFEEIKENDFNLNIPRYVDTFEEEDPIDLVQVSDDLAKVEADIETTQAELLSMIDELAVTEDSEAIIEATKRLLVGGHHE
- the hxlA gene encoding 3-hexulose-6-phosphate synthase, which gives rise to MKLQLAIDLEDVQGAIDLINKTKDSIDIFEYGTPLVINFGLEGLQKIRTEFPDITLLADLKIMDVASYEVNQAFKYGADITTILGVAEDQSIKDAVKAAHEAGKELLVDMIGVQDVAKRAREIDAFGADYIGTHTGYDLQALGQDPFATFSIIKENVSKTKTAIAGGIKLEAADEIKQANPDLLIIGGAISTVDDPAAAAAAFKQILG
- a CDS encoding type I restriction endonuclease subunit R; protein product: MTSELSIESQFIHILSEQENQWRFRPDLKTEADLWINFRMHLNRLNTAVLEGLMLTDLEFERVRVEFLRLTSSPFLASQWLRGENGVAQILLERESGDKISLEAFRNKDIAGGTSAYEVVHQIVPDTERSTRGDVTLLINGLPIIHIELKKESAKDGYMQAYHQIQRYAQDGFLNGIYATTQLFVVSNKVDTRYFARPSEDTDAAYQQMTKFLFNWRTIDNVPVPDLFDFARTVLRIPDAHELISQFTILVDDQKSQKFLMVLRPYQIHAIRRIRQQAALHEGGFIWHATGSGKTITSFVATKLLAQNSVGVDRTIMVVDRTDLDSQTKNEFTKFASEYQTGQTSGDSINNTLIVGIENQHQLAQGLLSKKNNNTIIITTIQKLSAAMRSAQAESDKDGHNKFDQLRKEHIVFIVDEAHRAVSDEEMRKIKRFLPNSTWFGLTGTPIFEENQKQENGTYARTTEQQYGPLLHAYTTKNAMDDEAVLGFQVEYHSLLPEGDQEAIVARVNHGHVPEEVIEQEKLLPNEIYETPQHIEAMLHKIFDRRSVVKKFKVKNGFPTMAGILTTSSIAQAKRIYNTLQELKAAGTLLTGRQFDERHKLVDPDFPRVAITFSTNPEQQDQNQTDDELLKIMADYAKQFNSTPYTDEKLYNQNINNRLARKEKQYQSDGQWLDLVIVVDRLLTGFDSPTIQTLYVDREMKYQKLLQAFSRTNRIYLGKDAGKIVTFRKPETMKENVKATFRLFSNENQNFEALVPREYTAVRAEFDSLVNAYYAAEEALTDNPGHLPTMIEQVRAYQKLENSFKALKSYDDYEEEADTLAPIVEQLPTFQGKVENLKAKIKAEVAAGDGDDQIDVDELLADIVFSSTQNATHKENVDSFYINQLLKAIQDNKVGAIEEFDKEVQGKDPLVQPMYRDLKEHLLQSDEQVDVVALKEEAIQARIAALTEEQAAEFGLSLDFLKLAANEYQADKQVIPYLSDLLDTMTLSKADFESQTGEKYRRRTKIIEQRLRERFDVIQKWKEEL